Within the Acidobacteriota bacterium genome, the region TAGCTATCAATCGCATCTCCCTCGACCATACAATGCGGGAGATTATTCTTGCGTCTCCCGATAGTGGAGAGACACGGGTTATCTGGGAAGAAAAAGTCGATCATTGGATTTCTCCCCTGGCGATATGGCTCCGTTGGGCTCCGGACTCTTCGAGAATTCTATTTACATCCGAAAAGGACGGGTGGAATCATATGTATGTTCTTCCCGTCGCCGGAGGCTCTCCCAAGCAGATTACCTCAGGAGCTTTCACAGTTACAAGTAATCAGGTCTATGACCAATCAGAGACAACTCCGGATTGGTCAATCGACGGAAAAACGATTTACTTTCCGTCCAACGAAGCGGGAACTCCGGAACGTCATTTGTATGCCGTGTCTTCTTCCGGCGGCCCCAGAAAGAAAATCGTCGGATTAAAGGGTTTAAATGTATCCTCAACCATATCTCCTGACGGGAAACATATTGCTTTTCTGCATAGCAATCCAACAAATCCTCCTGAGATGTATCTTGAATCGATTGAAGGAGGTCGCCAAATAAGAATAACTGATCTGGCAATTCCGATTCCGCTCAGGGAATACAGGTGGATTAGTCCTCAGATTATATCATTTCCCAACAGAAGTGATGGTACGGTGATCAAAGCAAGGCTCCATGTCCCCGAAAAAATTGATCGATCGAAAAAACACCCGGCGGTGATTTATGTCCATGGTGCTGGATATAATCAAAGCGTGTTTTTTGGCTGGCAAGGGCTTGACCGCCTGGCCTTCAATCATTATCTTGCACAAGAAGGTTATATCGTTTTGGACGTGGATTTTCGGGGCAGTGCAGGATACGGTGCAAAATTCCGGGTAGATGTCTTTGATCGGCTCGGTGACATAGATCTTGACGATGTCCTCAGTGGAGTTGAGTATCTTCAGTCACTGGGTTATGTTGACCTGACCCGGATTGGAATCTGGGGACATAGTTACGGTGGTTTCATGGTGTGCAGCGCCATGTTCCGCGCGCCGGAAGTATTTGCAGCTGGGGTCGCAGGGGCCCCTGTCACGGACTGGGAGAGATTTTATTACTTGGCACCTGGATATAATGAAGAGCATCTCGGATTTCCATGGGTCAATCCGGAAGGGACTTTAAGGGCTTCACCCCTTACATATGCAAAAGATCTCAAACGGCCTTTCCTTTTATTGAGCGGAGTTCAAGATGTCATGCATCTCGACTCTGCGGCGTTGGTCAATGAACTTCTTAAATACCGAAAATCCTTTGACTGGTATTTCTACCCCAATGAACCCCATGGAATGCGTCAGCCCCAATCGCGCGAGGACTACTATCGTCGGATTGCGCATTTCTTTTCGCGACATCTAAATTGAATTTGGTTTAATAGCGCGTAAGATTAATAAACGAATTGGCCTAAGTCTAATAAATGTTGTGATTTTGAATTTGACTGCCAAGGAAAAAGACATGCAACATTATCGAGTCAAACTATCTTTCGGTTTCTCTCCTATTACACATCCCTTTCATTTGATTCGCTTTTTAGCCGTATTATTCATATTCACAGGCCTTTGTTTTCCCCATCAGGAAAGCATTGCACCGGGTATCGTTGATTATGAGAAATGGCTTGAGGAAGAAGTCGTTCATATTATCACTCCTAGAGAGAAAAAGACATTTCTTCAACTTAAGACTGATCAAGATAAAATGCTGTTTATCAAATCGTTCTGGAAACATAGAGATCCTTCTCCTCATACGGAGAAGAATGAATACAAGGAGGAACATTACAGGCGCGTCATTCACGCCAATAAGCAGTTCGGTTATGGAAGCTCTCTGCCTGGATGTAAAACCGATCGAGGGAAAATCTTTATCCTTTTAGGCCCGCCCCATGACGTTCAATCATTTGAGGCGTACTCATCGATCCGTCCCACCATAGTTTGGTTCTATCAAGGCATGAATGAGACAGGGCTTCCCGATGCATTTTCAATAATCTTTTTCAAGGCACATCATGTGGGTGAATTTAAAATCTATAGCCCCACACTTGATGGCCCTCAAGCTTTGCTTTCATCCGGAAGCTTTTTGGGAACGGATTCGCGTTCGGCCTTTCAGACACTCCTAAGGGTTGCCCCAAGTCTAGCCAGGATTTCGACTTCATTAATACCCGGCCAAACACTTGATATGGAATCATCTCCATTGGCATCCGATAGTCTTTTAGCCAATATCAACAGCCTTCCATTAAACAGGGTTAACGATGAGTATGCAGAAAAGTTTCTTGTTTATAAAGACATCATTGATGTCGAATATTCCGCGAACTATTTTCATAATGATTCCTTAGTGCGGGTATTTCGGTCACCCGTCGGTTTTTATTTTGTTCATTATGCCGTGGAATTGGATTATCATGAGCCATCTGATCAGGATAATTCGATTTCACCGGAATTGATTATCAACGGAAATATTACGAACCAGGATGGACGTAGTATTTATCAATATGAAAGCTCTGTCCCTCTCATGCCCGGAGAAAATCTGCCTAATTCTGACGAGAGGACCAGGATCAGCTATCAAGATATGTTTCCCTTAATTGAGGGCAGATATCATTTTTCACTCATCCTCCGAAATGAGATCACCAAAGGATTCACATCGCTGGAAAGAGAGCTGGAAATACCTTGGACTTCTATGGGAAGACTGAGTGATTTGATTTTATGTCACAATGTCAATATGGACACTCCTGTGAACGAAAGCCGGGCATTTCAAATAGGCAACATGCAATTATTTATCTCGGCTCAACCTGTTTTTTCTCCTCAGCAGGAAATATTTTTCTTTTTTCAGATCAATAATTCCAAAGAAGACCCTGAAATTGTTCACTCATACCAATGGACTTTGTTAAGAGAGAATGTGGAAGTTGAGAAAAAAAGAAAAGAATATATCGATGTCGACCATGAATATGGAATTGTTGAAAAAATTCCGAGAGAGCAGCTTTTTCCAGGCCATTATTTATTGGGAGTCACATTGTATGACAAAGATGGAAATGAGATCTGTTCAAAAAAGAAAGAGTTTCAGGTTTCATTTCGAAATGTTCCCAGGCCGACCATTTATTCAACATCATTTCCTCCTTTTGATAATGCCATTTATGCGGCTCTGCTTGGAAATCAATACTTGGCGCAAGGAGAACTAAAAGAAGCCGAGCCTCTCCTGCAACAGGCATATATAAAAGATTCTTCATCCTTGATCAATGCTCTTCCTTATGGGCGGCTCTTGATGAACCAAAAAAAATATTCCGAGGTTCTTGAGGTCCTGTCGCCATTTATGCAGGAAAATGTTCAGGATGTATTGGATCTTGTTGCCAGAGCCCATCACGTCCTCGGACACTTTGATAAAGCCATCGCTCTTTATCGTGAGTATTTAAATAGGTTTGGACAGAATTCTGTCGTGTTGGCTTTGTTGGGGGATTGTTACTCTAGAACCGGCAACCTTAAGGAAGCAATTAAAGCGTTGGAAATTTCCCTATCCATAGACCCAACACAAGAAAAAGTCAAGAGGCTTCTCGAGTCCATTAAAAACGATCGATGAATTGGGGCTATTTGGATTTTTTCCCGACAGTTGTTCCGCTGTGGAAACCTTCTTTATCCGTGATATGGAAAGTCCCAAAGACATTTCGGCAATCGTCATGGAACATGTAGATTCCTTGTCCTTGAGCTTCATCTAATTTCCATTCATAAATCAAGCCATTGGCGACTCTTTTGGCTTCAACTTTAAGCTTTCCCCAGTGAAGATAATGAATTCCTTCGTTGGAGGTGACTATGAATTTGTGTCCTTGGGTTTGTGTCCCGGCCTTTTTGCCTATTTCATAGTTGGCAACATAGTCATACGATCCTTCAATGACCGGAACATTTTTATCACCCGATGCTAAAACGACAACAACTGAAACAAGAATGAGCAATGTGGCGATCAAGAATCCTTTGTGCCGGCAGGAATTGAACATCGAATCCCTCCTCAAAAAAACATTAGGAAAGCAATCAGGTAAGCAATGACTCGAAAGCTATTTGAGTCTTTCCTCCCAGCTTTCAGGTTCTCCTCGTAGGTACTTATCGAACCATTCTAACCTGATTTTTTCGTTAAGCATCCTGTTGGAGAATGAGGACAGACCATGTCCTTCACCCAGCCAACGAATCTGGACGACATCTTTACCCTGGACTTTCAATGCCGAATACATCTGATCGGATTCGGTCAGTTGACACCAGGGATCGTCCGTTCCCTGCATAAGAAGAATGGGGGTTGTCACTTTGTCGGCATTGAAAACCGGGGAACGATCCACATAAACATCTTTCCGATTCCACGGATACACACCGGGAAGTACGATTTCCCCGTAGTTGGGTTGTCCCAGAACAATAAAAGAGTAATTCAATGTGTTGCTGATAACGCCCGTGGCAATGATTGTTGAGAATAAATCGGTTTGGGTGGCTAAGGAGAGACCCTCGAATCCGCCATAGCTGTGTCCAAAACCTCCGATTCTGGCGGAATCAATATAAGGCTTGGCCGCCATTAAGGCCTGGACGCCATCGATAATATCAGGTCCCGATACCGTCCCCCACTCGTCAAGATGAGCGTCTGCAAATTCCTGACCGTATCCCCAAGTCCCTCTCGGAGTGAGCGTAAAAACAACATACCCATTTGCGGCCAACCAATGGTTGATTACGCCAAACTGGCCGCCTTCCATACTCTGGCTTTGAGGGACAACGCCCCCGTAATAGGAAATGATTGTCGGATATTTTTTTTGGCTATCGAAACCAGGGGGCAGATAGATCCACCCATCAAGCTTGGTTCCGGTCCTGTTCTCAAATGAGAAGAATTCATGTCTTGCCAGTGTTACATTCTTGAGAAATGTCCTGCCTTTGTCCCAGTATTCTGAAATTTCACCAGTCCCGAGATGATAAGAAACAAGCCGGGAAGGTCGTGATAATTCGCCCACCTTGAGCAGGACATTGTGGCTGTCAAATGCCCCAAAAATTGCTTGAATATTAACAAATGGGAGGGATATCTCAGAAAAACCATCTAGATTTTCCGAGAATTTGTACAGTCGATGAACAGTCCGATCAAGGGCAATGAAATATAGACAATTATCTTTTCGATTCCACCAAAGAGAATTAACGGACGGCGTGAACTCGGGCTTTAGAATATATCGATCATTGGCCGTATGGATATCCCAGACTTTAATACCCTGGTGCCATCTGCTGTGGATGTTGTCACTTGCCGTTCTTGGAATCTCATAATATGGAGCTACCGCGGCCAGATATCGAGAATCAGGGCTCCATGTCAATTGTTGAACCATTGCAGTGTTGATAGTTGAAACGATCTTAAGTTCCTTGTTTAATAAATCGACAAGATGCATTTCCTGCTTACTATAGGGATAACTGGCAATGGGTGTCTCACGGATAAAAACGACTTTATTTCCATCCGGTGAGACAACCGCATCCTTGCACCAACCATACGGATTGAGGCCTCCACTGATCATATGTCTTGTTCCGGTTTCTATCGAGGCCATCCATAGAGACACTCGGGATTTCCAACCTTTCCAGCGGTCAAAGAAATTGTCAACCAAATCATAGGGCTTATCGTTTTTGGAGGGTTCGGAGGTGACATAAGTCAAAAACCGGTTGCCCGGCATCCAAGTGATTTGGGAAAGCCCCTTAATTCCTGAGAGTGATTTGAATGTCTTTTCATTCTCGAGGTCAACAATCCATAAGTCGAAGAGATCTTGTTCCGTTGATACGGATACGGCCAATTGCGCATTCGTTGTTGCCCAAGCGAACGAAATTGGTTTTCCAGGGAGCGCTAACGATCTGAATATACTGCCACCTGGGACATTGCGTATTTCTAAATTCCCGTTTGAATCCAATACGGCTGCCAAAGATCCGTCCCACGAAAGCTTCACATCTCGAAGCTGAGGAAGAGTTAAGGCTTCAATAAGAGAAAGAGGGTGTGTTGGATCCGTCGAAAATATTGGAGGTGTCGATAAAAAGGCGTTATCAATTTCTAGACCGATTTTGAAATCGGAAACCGGAATATCCTTCCGATAAACGACAACCAGACGATGAAGACCGCGGGTTAATGTGAGATTGATTCGCTTTTCTCCACCTACGAATTCACCATCAAAAAAAACCCTAAACGGAGATACCCCATTAATGACGAGTGTCGATTTTTGCCAACGAGGCACATCAATATAAGTGACAGCAAGAATGAGCCAACAGCCCTCGCTCTTTTTTAAATCCAGATTGCCTTTTGGAGCCCGTGTCTTTTGAAAAGAAGTTATCTCTTTTGGACTCCAAGCGAAATCCATGCCTTCTTCAGCCCAAAGTGTATCCAAATTGATGAAGAGATGTTCTGCAAGACTGAATTCATTTTTGTCTAAAGGGGGTGGGGATATTTTTATTCCCGTTGTAAGCCAATTCTCAATGGGAATTTCAGCTGAAACGGCATGAATTGAGAGCGAAAGAACTGACACAAAGACAAGAATAAGGGGGAAAATTTTTTTTGACATTTCTTCTCTTCTCCTTAGCAGGAATCCCAAAAAAGAAAGCCCCCTCTTTCTGAAAAGAGGGGGCTTTCCAAAAATAAGTTCAGAATCGAAGAACGAAGCCGATTTGGAATCTTCTAGCAGGTGCGGTGGCGGCGGGTTGCATGAATCTTACTCCTGCCGTTCTCGCTCCGTAGTAAGACGTATAGTTTTCAATGTTAAACACATTGAAAACGTCGAGCTTGATTTCAGCATTGACTTGCGTAATCTTCAACTTGCGGCTAATGCTAAGGTCAAGGTTGTAGTATGGTTCGCCGCGAAGATTATTCCTGCCGTAAGGCCTGGCATTCGTAAGTCCCGTTCCATATAGATCGATACCGTAGGTTTCTGTGTACGGAATGCCTGAGTACGCTTGGGCAATTCCGGAGAACTGCCAATCTTTAAGAATTATGTTTTTGGAAGGAGATCTAACAAAAAATGCCAGTTTAAGGAGATGGGGTCGATGCTGGGCTCCGGGACCTTTATCATCCTCGATATTCCGGCTGTCCTGAGGCAGACTCCAGGGATTCAACATGTCCGATGTTTTGGAATATGTGTAGGTCAGAAGAAATGAGTAATTGATGTCCCGTCTTTCCAATTTAAAGTTTAAAGCACTATACCAGCTGCGACTCTCATTCCCCAATCGCTGAATAGTCCGGAATCCATTGGGCACAGGTGTTGTCGGTCTTGTGGCATCTGCTTCTGTTCTTGTTCTAGCCTCGGTGGTTGATTCAGGGGCATTGATATCCAGGACACTGAACCCATCTATGACTGTCATGTAGACAGCATCAATGCCTACGCTCAATCTCGGAAGTATTTCCTGTTGGTATCCAATTGTCGCCTGGACGCTGTATGGGTTTTTCAAATTTTCATCAATCTCCCAAATATCTCTAGGAGGAAGTGTGGCTCCGGGAGGAAAGCTCGGAAGGCTGTTCGGGTATGTGGGGAACAATTGATCTGTCGGTGAAAGTGTCAGGTATACAAGGCCTTCAGGACCGAAAAATGCGCCTCGAGTGAAATGGTAACTAAGATGCTGCTGGGAAAAAGTGCCGAACCCGGCCCTCAATACGGATTTCCCATTCCCAAATATATCAAATGCGGCACCCATCCTGGGCTGGATTTTTTTCCAATCAACTGGAGCATTGTATCCCTTGACATTCCAAATTTTCTCGATATCCCACCTTAATCCGAGTGTCAAAGCAAGGTTATTATTGACAGACCACTCATCTTCAAAAAATAGGGCCCCGACAAAGTCCTTGGAGTTGACCGTGTTAAGACTGGGATCGAGAGCAAACCCCTGAATATATAGAAACGGGTTTGGGTATTGGTCAGGTGAGCCGGCGAAGTAATAGAGTCCGTAAGGATAAGGATTCATAATCTGTTCTGCGGAAATATATTTGAAGAATCCTCCGAACTTGAAGAAATGATTTTTCCTAGCAAATGTATATTTCTCAAAAAGCTCCCAAGTCAATTCCGGTGTAACGCCAAATCCGTCTCCGTAAAAAGAAGAGCCTCCTGTCGTGGCCCATGCCGTTCTCTGCTCAGAGGGTTGCCCCGGAAAGCTGGTAAGGGCTTTACGAAGATCATAATAGCTGGCAACTTGAAAACGAAGTTCGTTAACGGAGTTCTCCGATATGGTCTTAACCCAACCCACGTTTCCTGTATGGACATAAGTGACATAGGTGTCGCCTTCCCCGGGGATATTCAGCCCTCCATATTCATTCCTCCAGTCAAAAATATCATTGCTGTATCTCAGGGAGAGATAATCTTTTTGTGACAACTGATGGTCAATTTTTAAAAATGCCATGTGTTGGTCTTGGTCGTTTGGGACGGTTTGCCCGAAAAACTGAGGAGCAGTCACCGTGTTAAAACTCCGCTGGCGACGGTATTCGTAACTTAGGAAGAAATGTGTTCGGTCTTTTTTAAGAGGGCCACCAAGAGTGAAACCTATCTGCTGTTGATCGAAGGGCGCCTTTGTTTTTGTCAGGAAATCCACCGAATCCCATTTCCCGGGACGTTCATATAAATAGATCGAACCTCCAACAACATTTGTCCCCGATTTGGTTACAGCACTATTAATAGCGCTCATGCCTTCGCCAAACTCCACTGAGAATTGGTTGGTCATGAGCTGGATTTCTTTGATGGTCTCCATACTGTAGCCGGAATAAAAAGTACGGGCGGCGCTTCTCCACTTCGAAAAATTACTACCGCCATCGACAATATAATTCATTGCCCAATAATGTTGACCGGAAGTGGTAGGCCAATAATCGGAACCGGTAACACCCGGCGCCAAGTGAGTCAATTGGATATAGTTTCTGCCTAAGACAGGAAGAGTTTCGATCAGCTCTTCCGTGATGGCTTGTTGAACGGTTGCGCGTTTTGTATCAACAATTGGAATTTCAGCTTCAACGGTGATTGTTTCAGCAATTTCGCTGACGTCCATCACAATATTGGTGGTGTAAGCTTCGTTGGGTCGAAAAGTCAGCCCGGTAAGAAGATGAGTGTTGAATCCAGGCAGTTCGGCTTGAATTGTGTAACGACCCTGCGTTGGGATACTCCTGAAAGAATATCTTCCATCTGTTCCGGATTGGACGCTTCGGGAAAAACCAGTATCAACATTCTGAAGGGTAACAGTCACTCCCGGCAATGGTGCACCCTCTTTATCAGTGATTGTACCCGCAATGTCGGCTGTAATGACTTGAGCAACAAGAAAAGAGAAAGACACAAGAACTAGAAAAGTGAAGAATGAAAGAACTCTAAAAAATCCGTTTGACCTCATTTTCTTTACCTCCCAGATATTTTGCATATCATCTAAAATATATTCATATAGAATTATGGAATTGTCAAGTATTTTTTTTAGTTGACCTTAATTATTTTTTCATATATATTTATGCCGGGTTTGCAATTGTACTATATATATATATTTATGTATCAATAGGTGGAAATTATGATCAAATGGTTAATTGATAAAAAAAGTAAAATTCCTTTGTATCTTCAGCTCAAAGATCTCATTAAATACTATTTATCAACAGGAAAAATTATTAACAACCAACAACTTCCAGCTATAAAAGATTTGGCAAAAGAACTTCAAATCAATCTCAACACGGTTCGAAAGGCCTATAAAGATCTTGAGTTGGAAGGACTTATATCGATGAAGCGTGGAGTCGGTTCTATTATTACCAATTTGAATAAGAGGCCTGATCTCTCCGTGAAAGACATCTTAGATCCAGATCCCAAAGAATCGCTCCTTAGACTAATGAGGCAGCTATTAAAAAAAGGGATGACCATAAACGATGTGGACGGCCTATTTTCCCAGTGCTTGAGAGAAATATCTTCGAGCCAGAGCAAAGATTATATCATTTTCACTGAATGCAATAAGTCCCAGACTATTGATATATCCGATCAACTAAAAAATTATCTCCAAATCGATGTTCACCCTGTTGATCTTGAAGAATTAGAGGCTTTCCTTGACAGACAAAATCAGTCAATTGGGACATTGTTGGCTATCGTCACAACCGGTTTCCATCTGAATGAAGTTTATAGGGCTATTGGAGTCCGTCCCATTTCGGTATACATGTTAGTTACAAATATGTCGCCCAGTACCAGGCAATCTCTGGAAAAGTCTTGTAAAAACAACAGTTTTGGTTTCATATGTCGAGATTATGACTCTATGATTTTTCTTCCAGATGTCATACGGGCAGAAATTGGGTATCCTATTGATTTAACCAGTTGTGTTTTTTCGGATAAAAATACATTGTTCTCAATTCTTAATAGGGTTGATATCATTTTGGCAACGCCGCCTGTATTCGAGGAAGTCCAACGCATGGCTCCATCAAATAAGCCGGTTTACAATATATTAGATAGAATCGACCCCATTTCGCTTGTACATCTTAAAGATAATCTATTCTTTGCACCATTGAACAAATAGATAAAGCCGATGATTTATTTTGCCGAACTTTTAAGATTGACATGATTGGCCGACACATGAAGATCAATTTAATGAAAACTTCCATGGTAGAAATAAGCGGGGTTTTTATTTGAAACATAGTATGCCAATAAAGATTTTTCTAAGGAGGGAAACATGGAAAAATATGCTGGCTGTATTCCTTTTCAATTATCATCCAGAGGAAGAAAAGGTTCAGGGTTTTTATCAAAGATTTGGCAGATTGTCACAATCGCCTTTATTTTCGTTTTATGTCTCATAATTGGGGGTGTCAATAAAACCGAAGCGACTCAAAAATCCATTGAAAATCCCACGGTAGTCGTTGGACCCAATATTCGGGCGTCGGCCAATGTCATAACCGGATCCAGGAATGAGTGCTGGATTGCCGCCAGTCTCACATCCCCGGATTTTCTCGTTGGAGTTGCGCAGACAGCTTCTTCAGTGGAGAGTCCGGGCATGACGGGACGGGCATGCGCAGTGATGATTTCTCGCAATGGTGGACAAACATGGCGAGAAGTCGTTCTTCAGAATGCCGGGCCGGGAGATTTTGATCCAATGGTTGTCGCTGGGCCCAAAGGCGAGATGTATGTCATGTACTCATACATTGGTAGAGGAACAAGCAGGGATTCGGAAACGTCAATCGGGTCCGGCCAGAGGCAGGAAGGGGTTATCAAAGTGTGGGTTACAACTGACGAAGGACGGAGCTGGAGAGGCCCGACAGAAATTATGTGTCCGCTTCAGCCCGATCACCCACGTATGGCGGTGGACCTGAGTGAGGGGCCAAACCGAGGACGGATTTATATTGCATGGAATGAAGTTTCTGATACGATTGTCAAAGAACGATATCACATTTTTCTTAATTACTCCGACGATTGTGCGAAGACATTCAGTGAACCTATTCTTTTGGAAGTCGATCATGGCGGCAAACTTGTAACGACTGAACCCATAGTTTTATCAGACGGCACTGTTTTAGTGACATACTATCAATACTTCTGGCCGCTTGCTGACCCCAAAAATGATGAGCAACCATTGTATTTAATTAGATCAACAGATGGAGCCAAGACATTTGACAAGCCGAAATTAATCACGCGAATTGGTTCGTCATCTTTTAGGCATCTCAGGAGAGATTTTGGTAGTGCATTCACTCTTCCCATTATTACCGCTGATACATCGCCACAAAGCCGTTTCCGTGATCGAATCTATATTGTATGGGACGATACAAAGACAGGGGAGTCAAATATATGGTTTATGATGTCCACAGATAAGGGACACACATGGTCAGAGCCGTTAAGAATAAATGACAATAAGAAAGCTGAGACTGGGCCAGTCGACTTTCGTATGACTCCTGTTGTTCATGTGAATAAGGATGGAGTGATTGGAATCGCGTGGTACGATCGAAGGGAAGATCCCGCTCGTCAATGCTGGAAATATTATTTCACCACCTCTCTTGATGGAGGATTGAATTTCTTGCCCAATTTGGCCGTCTCCTCAGCTCCTTCATGTCCGGATTCTCAGATTCCCCCCACTATGAATATTTGGAACATCAGTCCTGAGTTTGAAGATACCCTTCCGACGAATGATGATCTAAAGAAGATGTCCCGAACAGAGCAACGTAGATACGAAGAAGTTCTGGCAATTGAAAAGGCTTGGCGTGAAGCCAACAAGAGTCTCGATTCCGCCAGAATCATGGTTAATTTTAATCGTGGTCGTTCTGTATGGTCAGGTCATTACACAGGACTGACATCGGATATTTCAGGATCTTTTCATGCTTTTTGGGCAGACCGAAGAGCCAAACTCCAACAAATTTATTCCGCACGTGTTGAAGTGATGCCCAATCGTCCTTCTCCCCCGCCGGAAACCAGAGAGGTTTTAGTCACGGAATTCGTCCAACTGATTGCCACAGCCGGCAAATTAGAGGATTCCAAGAACACCAGTGCCTTTGAGGTGCAACTTCGAAATGTATCTGATAAAGTCATCTATGGCCCGCTGAAAGTCAGAATTACCAAATTATGGCCCTCGATGAAAGAAAATATCGAAGAGGAAGACAGGGCCTCTTCGTCTGTGATCGTGCTCAATGCGGATTCTGGAGGTGAGGGGGTCGGAGCAACATGGGATTTCTCTGAACAGCTGGGTGGTCAAGGTCGTCTTGATCCGAAATGCATCAGTGAAGCTAAGACTATTCTTATCAGGACCAGCTTTGAAGCTGGATTGGACGGCACACTTGAGTTCGAGGTGATTGGCAGGCTGCCAATAAAGAGGAAGCTGCCCTAGGCTTGATTTTATTGCTTCTTGTTCGACTTAAACAGATCCGTCAATAGGAGGGCTCTCCAAGAATGGATAGCCCTATCAAGTCGGCTACTGATTCCGGTTCAAAACGGATCGTGTCAAGATTCGTTCGCAATGACTGGCTCAATTCAATCTCTTCAGCTAGCCGTTTGAGCCATCAGCTCATGAGCCTGTCCTGCGCCGTCAGGGACCGCGCGGCCCGGCGCGTCCGCCTCGACGGGAACCAGTTCGAGACGCTGGCCTGCGTCCTCGACAACGACGTCGTCCTCGTCCGCGGCGGGGCGGGCACGGGCAAGACGCTCCTGGCCCGGGAACTCGCCCTCCGCGAAGCCGGCGCGGGGCGCAGCGTCCTCCTGCTGACGTACACGGAGGCGCTGGGCTTCGAGCTGGCCGCCGAACTCGAGGGGCGGGGGATCGCCGTCCGGCCCGTCGCGAGATTCGCCCTCGACAGGCTGCGGCGGAGAGGATTTAATGAGGGCCAGGACTTCGGCCGGGACGAGTGGAAGATCGCGGATGAACATCGCCGTCAGCCGGGCCTTCGGAGCGCTGAGGATGGTTGTTGGGAGGCGGGAGCTGGAGAGGGATGAGGTGTTGAGGCGGGTTGTGGAATGGAATATTATAGTGAGCTATGATTAAACCGGACCAGCGCATTGCGTATTCCGAGCGATTCCGGCCAGTCATTCCGACGGAAGCCGGCCACCCGTTCCGAGCGAAGGCGGCCGGCCATTCCGAGTTGAAGCCGGCCACTTTTCGGTCGGAATCGGAATGGGTGGCCGGAATCGCTCGGAACGAGGGAAGGTCATGAAAAAAGCGAGCGGCGACGAGCTTTTCAGGGTAAAGTGTCCCTTCATCTTATCGGGAGAAGGAGACACGAATGCCCGCGGAGAGACTGTCGATGAGGAAAATTAAAGAAACGCTTCGGATGAACGCCTTGGGACTTTCGGCTCGCCGGATCGGGCGCAGCCTGGGTATTGCCAAGAGCACGGTCAACGAGTACGTGAAACGGGCGGCGGCGGCCGGTTTGACCTGGCCCTGGCCGGAGGAATGGGACGAAACGACCATCGAACGGCGGCTGTTTCCGGCCGGACCCCGGCCGGATACGGTTCGGCCTCTTCCCGACTGGTCGGAAACGCACATGGAGCTGCGGAAAAAAGGACTCACGTTGTTTCTTTTGTGGGAGGAGTACAAG harbors:
- a CDS encoding sialidase family protein; translated protein: MEKYAGCIPFQLSSRGRKGSGFLSKIWQIVTIAFIFVLCLIIGGVNKTEATQKSIENPTVVVGPNIRASANVITGSRNECWIAASLTSPDFLVGVAQTASSVESPGMTGRACAVMISRNGGQTWREVVLQNAGPGDFDPMVVAGPKGEMYVMYSYIGRGTSRDSETSIGSGQRQEGVIKVWVTTDEGRSWRGPTEIMCPLQPDHPRMAVDLSEGPNRGRIYIAWNEVSDTIVKERYHIFLNYSDDCAKTFSEPILLEVDHGGKLVTTEPIVLSDGTVLVTYYQYFWPLADPKNDEQPLYLIRSTDGAKTFDKPKLITRIGSSSFRHLRRDFGSAFTLPIITADTSPQSRFRDRIYIVWDDTKTGESNIWFMMSTDKGHTWSEPLRINDNKKAETGPVDFRMTPVVHVNKDGVIGIAWYDRREDPARQCWKYYFTTSLDGGLNFLPNLAVSSAPSCPDSQIPPTMNIWNISPEFEDTLPTNDDLKKMSRTEQRRYEEVLAIEKAWREANKSLDSARIMVNFNRGRSVWSGHYTGLTSDISGSFHAFWADRRAKLQQIYSARVEVMPNRPSPPPETREVLVTEFVQLIATAGKLEDSKNTSAFEVQLRNVSDKVIYGPLKVRITKLWPSMKENIEEEDRASSSVIVLNADSGGEGVGATWDFSEQLGGQGRLDPKCISEAKTILIRTSFEAGLDGTLEFEVIGRLPIKRKLP
- a CDS encoding AAA family ATPase; this translates as MSLSCAVRDRAARRVRLDGNQFETLACVLDNDVVLVRGGAGTGKTLLARELALREAGAGRSVLLLTYTEALGFELAAELEGRGIAVRPVARFALDRLRRRGFNEGQDFGRDEWKIADEHRRQPGLRSAEDGCWEAGAGEG
- a CDS encoding IS21 family transposase: MRKIKETLRMNALGLSARRIGRSLGIAKSTVNEYVKRAAAAGLTWPWPEEWDETTIERRLFPAGPRPDTVRPLPDWSETHMELRKKGLTLFLLWEEYK